The Catenuloplanes niger genome includes a window with the following:
- a CDS encoding GGDEF domain-containing protein produces the protein MITQFRRLLLVGGPLLIGVWFLLPAGLERNALYVGVGALSVAANAVAARHWRSWPWALFAAGQACAVVGDLLWIYYENIAFIDPFPSPADGFYLAEYPLLTAALLLLSRRHRTADDHLARLDSTMLVAGLALPYWVLLIAPALQSGDSTLGTLIALGYPLGDVLLLGGVVRLLVVSGARNPSFRLVTAAVLTLLIADVTFTFAEDTTLGTMAFLASYLLWGVGALLPSAGTIGDPAPRPQVLTRLRLAALTGAVLLSPGILIVQLVAGLEPSTWAVALTSAALFVLVVTRMAGMVRRLEEQAGQLADQARLLDELARTDSLTGLPNRRTLDAQLVRDMAATRAGHRPLPVAILDLDHFKHYNDTRGHQAGDDLLAGAGMSWSLLLRDGDTLARYGGEEFVLLMPGRTEDDAARLLDRLRIATPDLQSFSAGLALWDGTEPPDELLRRADRALYAAKEAGRGRVVRAAEIGASG, from the coding sequence GTGATCACCCAGTTCCGCCGGCTCCTGCTGGTCGGCGGTCCCCTGTTGATCGGCGTGTGGTTCCTGCTGCCCGCCGGTCTCGAGCGCAACGCGCTCTACGTCGGTGTCGGCGCGCTCAGCGTCGCCGCGAACGCGGTCGCGGCCCGGCACTGGCGCTCCTGGCCGTGGGCGCTGTTCGCGGCCGGCCAGGCCTGCGCCGTCGTCGGTGACCTGCTCTGGATCTACTACGAGAACATCGCGTTCATCGACCCGTTCCCGTCCCCCGCGGACGGCTTCTACCTGGCCGAGTACCCGCTGCTGACCGCGGCCCTGCTGCTGCTCTCCCGGCGGCACCGCACCGCGGACGACCACCTCGCCCGGCTGGACAGCACGATGCTGGTGGCCGGGCTGGCGCTGCCGTACTGGGTGCTGCTGATCGCGCCGGCGCTGCAGAGCGGCGACTCCACGCTCGGCACGCTGATCGCGCTCGGCTACCCGCTCGGCGACGTGCTGCTGCTCGGCGGCGTGGTCCGGCTGCTGGTCGTCTCCGGCGCCCGCAACCCCTCGTTCCGGCTGGTCACCGCGGCCGTGCTGACGCTGCTGATCGCGGACGTGACGTTCACGTTCGCGGAGGACACCACGCTGGGCACGATGGCGTTCCTCGCCTCCTACCTGCTCTGGGGCGTGGGCGCGCTGCTGCCGTCGGCCGGCACGATCGGCGACCCGGCGCCCCGTCCACAGGTGCTCACCCGCCTCCGGCTGGCCGCGCTCACCGGCGCGGTGCTGCTCTCCCCCGGCATCCTGATCGTGCAGTTGGTCGCCGGGCTGGAACCGAGCACGTGGGCGGTCGCGCTCACCTCCGCCGCGCTCTTCGTGCTGGTGGTGACGCGGATGGCGGGCATGGTCCGGCGGCTGGAGGAGCAGGCCGGACAGCTCGCGGACCAGGCCCGCCTCCTCGACGAGCTGGCGCGCACGGACTCGCTGACCGGGCTGCCGAACCGGCGCACGCTCGACGCCCAGCTGGTCCGGGACATGGCCGCGACCCGGGCCGGTCACCGCCCGCTCCCGGTGGCGATCCTCGACCTGGACCACTTCAAGCACTACAACGACACGCGCGGGCACCAGGCCGGCGACGACCTGCTGGCCGGGGCCGGGATGTCCTGGAGCCTGCTGCTGCGGGACGGTGACACCCTGGCGCGCTACGGCGGCGAGGAGTTCGTGCTGCTGATGCCGGGCCGCACCGAGGACGACGCGGCCCGGCTGCTGGACCGGCTGCGGATCGCCACGCCGGACCTCCAGTCGTTCTCCGCCGGACTGGCGCTCTGGGACGGCACGGAACCGCCGGACGAGCTGCTGCGCCGCGCGGACCGGGCGCTCTACGCGGCCAAGGAGGCGGGCCGGGGCCGGGTGGTGCGGGCGGCGGAGATCGGCGCATCCGGTTGA
- a CDS encoding MMPL family transporter, with amino-acid sequence MHRLRWTTVIVVVAASIASGVWGLGVFGQLSEGGYIDPGSESAQAAEVAEEALGAQGGDVIVIYTPDGGNVDDPAAARAITADLAALPADRVESATSYWQLAAAAQAAAGQPQGQQPADPQAAARAAQAAAQAAQFVTPDKRSAIALVTLAGADETEKLENYREIKDDFTVDGVETKVGGAAALQHSTSERSKSDLTLAEGVSLPVVLVLLVLIFGSLVAAALPVLVGGLAVLGALGVLHVIALTTEVNSFAVNVASLLGLGMAIDYGLFMVGRFREELAAGRSTAAAVRNTVATAGRTVAFSATLLIIALAGLMLFPQGFLKSLSYGGMSAVALAAFTSLTLLPAMLGLLGPRVDKLALPRRKKQIEGEKPVVGTGWERLARFVMKRPVLVALPILALLVFLAVPIKDVRFGEIDERVLPSGDPAREALAELKAEFPAMSGTGVQVVLRGADAAAAQPFAAEVANVPGIGEATVSGSQNGVTEITAALESEDALGTASTDAVERIRALDAPAGAEVLVGGFTARNVDSIDATYAQLPRMVLLLAGATLVLMFLAFGSMLLPVKAVVMSALSLTATFGVLVFVFQEGHGAGLLDVTPAPLEIGIVVLMAAVVFGLSTDYEVFLLSRMVEARTRGASTADAVVTGIVRTGRVISAAAILLVVVTGAFALSSLTMMRFIGVGMILALVLDATVVRMLLVPAVIRLMGDAAWWAPGPLRRLQERAGLAETDEIEEEGEGAGLVRTGA; translated from the coding sequence ATGCACCGCCTGCGCTGGACCACGGTGATCGTGGTCGTGGCCGCCTCCATCGCCTCCGGCGTGTGGGGCCTCGGCGTCTTCGGTCAGCTCTCCGAGGGCGGCTACATCGATCCCGGCAGCGAGTCGGCGCAGGCCGCCGAGGTCGCCGAGGAGGCGCTCGGCGCGCAGGGCGGCGACGTGATCGTCATCTACACGCCGGACGGCGGGAACGTCGACGACCCGGCCGCGGCCCGAGCGATCACCGCGGATCTGGCGGCCCTGCCGGCCGACCGGGTCGAGTCCGCCACCTCCTACTGGCAGCTCGCGGCCGCCGCGCAGGCCGCCGCCGGGCAGCCGCAGGGCCAGCAGCCGGCCGACCCGCAGGCCGCCGCGCGGGCCGCCCAGGCCGCCGCGCAGGCCGCGCAGTTCGTCACGCCCGACAAGCGCAGCGCGATCGCGCTGGTCACGCTGGCCGGCGCGGACGAGACCGAGAAGCTGGAGAACTACCGCGAGATCAAGGACGACTTCACGGTCGACGGCGTCGAGACGAAGGTCGGCGGCGCGGCCGCGCTCCAGCACTCCACGTCCGAGCGTTCCAAGTCGGACCTGACGCTGGCCGAGGGCGTGTCGCTCCCGGTCGTACTCGTGCTGCTGGTCCTGATCTTCGGTTCGCTGGTCGCGGCCGCGCTGCCGGTGCTGGTCGGCGGCCTGGCCGTGCTCGGCGCGCTCGGCGTGCTGCACGTGATCGCGCTGACCACCGAGGTCAACTCGTTCGCGGTGAACGTGGCCAGCCTGCTCGGCCTGGGCATGGCGATCGACTACGGCCTGTTCATGGTGGGCCGGTTCCGGGAGGAGCTGGCCGCCGGGCGCAGCACCGCCGCCGCGGTGCGGAACACGGTGGCCACCGCCGGCCGGACCGTCGCGTTCTCCGCCACGCTGCTGATCATCGCGCTGGCCGGCCTGATGCTGTTCCCGCAGGGCTTCCTCAAGTCGCTGTCCTACGGCGGCATGTCCGCGGTGGCGCTGGCCGCGTTCACCTCGCTCACGCTGCTGCCGGCCATGCTCGGCCTGCTCGGCCCGCGCGTGGACAAGCTCGCGCTGCCGCGCCGCAAGAAGCAGATCGAGGGTGAGAAGCCGGTCGTCGGTACGGGATGGGAGCGCCTGGCCCGGTTCGTGATGAAGCGGCCGGTGCTGGTCGCGCTGCCGATCCTGGCGCTGCTGGTCTTCCTGGCCGTCCCGATCAAGGATGTGCGGTTCGGCGAGATCGACGAGCGCGTGCTGCCGTCCGGCGACCCGGCCCGCGAGGCCCTCGCGGAGCTGAAGGCGGAGTTCCCGGCGATGAGCGGCACCGGCGTCCAGGTCGTGCTCCGCGGCGCGGACGCGGCGGCCGCGCAGCCGTTCGCGGCCGAGGTGGCGAACGTGCCCGGCATCGGCGAGGCCACGGTCAGCGGTTCGCAGAACGGCGTCACCGAGATCACCGCGGCGCTGGAGTCCGAGGACGCGCTCGGCACGGCGTCCACCGACGCGGTCGAGCGGATCCGCGCGCTGGACGCACCGGCCGGCGCGGAGGTGCTGGTCGGCGGCTTCACCGCGCGGAACGTGGACAGCATCGACGCGACCTACGCGCAGCTGCCGCGGATGGTGCTGCTGCTGGCCGGCGCCACGCTGGTGCTGATGTTCCTGGCGTTCGGTTCGATGCTGCTGCCGGTCAAGGCGGTGGTGATGAGCGCGCTCAGCCTCACCGCCACGTTCGGCGTGCTGGTCTTCGTGTTCCAGGAGGGGCACGGCGCCGGCCTGCTCGACGTGACCCCGGCACCGCTGGAGATCGGCATCGTGGTGCTGATGGCCGCGGTGGTGTTCGGCCTCTCCACCGACTACGAGGTGTTCCTGCTGTCCCGGATGGTGGAGGCGCGCACCAGGGGCGCGTCCACGGCCGACGCGGTGGTCACCGGCATCGTCCGCACCGGCCGGGTGATCAGCGCGGCCGCGATCCTGCTGGTCGTGGTGACCGGCGCGTTCGCGCTCTCCTCGCTGACCATGATGCGGTTCATCGGCGTCGGCATGATCCTGGCGCTGGTGCTGGACGCGACCGTGGTCCGCATGCTGCTGGTCCCGGCCGTGATCCGGCTGATGGGTGACGCCGCCTGGTGGGCGCCGGGGCCGCTGCGCCGGCTGCAGGAGCGGGCCGGGCTGGCCGAGACGGACGAGATCGAGGAGGAGGGCGAGGGCGCCGGGCTGGTCCGGACGGGTGCCTGA
- a CDS encoding sensor histidine kinase — translation MSRPRSAPVPDPEVAALADLPVLSDMSVLSADLVRADEIAEAIGLRRVLETTTEAFVSMDSDGRIRAWNPAAERLLGWHAAEVIGRVLADTIIPEPLRDAHAGGMRRYMATGEARVAGERLALPALHRDGHVVTVEVVIWPNQVEGVWWFHAFLHDISDRVAAEERLRRERMFLATVLDSLSDGVVACDADAVITTVNPAARQLHAQVAPTVPMEQLFARLGPCHPDGRPMSYDELPLIRALRGEVVVDAEVVVGDQRLVCAARQLRDATGAVSGAVVAARDVTAERAAESHNALLAARLRQTIAVQREVIEAAADRTATLRLVADRALEMFPQADGAAVEMLDGDEMVYTAVSGSMTPFAGLRLSVHTSLSGHAVREAATMRCDDPADDERVDRDACRRIGIGSMLITPLLSEDHVIGVLKLTSSRTGAFDEGDTQHLELLGHSLSGGLRHADDYAEINRLLAERTAALSEVEAANALKLDLIGMLGHEIATPLMSILATVEMADEPSVELQLIGRQATRLDTLVREVLTQVALDAGRLHADREPVPLAAAIAAATDLAAAGAVPVHGDASVSVLVNRGHLQQMLVNYLTNAAKYGGGAVAVEVTRTAENTVRVGVRDAGDGVPEGFRDQLFSQFSRARRTAASKPGTGLGLYIVRGLARANGGDAGYLPGAPHGSIFYLDLETA, via the coding sequence GTGTCCCGGCCTCGATCGGCACCGGTGCCGGACCCGGAGGTGGCCGCGCTGGCCGACCTGCCCGTGCTCTCCGACATGTCCGTGCTCTCCGCGGACCTCGTGCGCGCCGACGAGATCGCCGAGGCGATCGGGCTGCGCCGGGTGCTGGAGACCACCACCGAGGCGTTCGTCTCGATGGACTCCGACGGCCGCATCCGCGCCTGGAACCCGGCCGCGGAACGCCTGCTCGGCTGGCACGCGGCCGAGGTGATCGGCCGGGTGCTGGCCGACACGATCATCCCGGAGCCGCTGCGCGACGCGCACGCCGGCGGCATGCGGCGGTACATGGCCACCGGCGAGGCCCGGGTCGCCGGGGAACGGCTCGCACTGCCCGCGCTGCACCGTGATGGCCACGTGGTCACGGTCGAGGTGGTCATCTGGCCGAACCAGGTCGAGGGCGTCTGGTGGTTCCACGCGTTCCTGCACGACATCAGCGACCGGGTCGCGGCCGAGGAACGGCTGCGCCGCGAACGGATGTTCCTCGCCACGGTGCTGGACAGCCTCTCCGACGGCGTCGTCGCCTGCGACGCGGACGCGGTGATCACCACGGTCAACCCGGCGGCCCGGCAGCTGCACGCGCAGGTCGCGCCCACCGTACCGATGGAGCAGCTCTTCGCCCGGCTCGGCCCGTGCCACCCGGACGGCCGGCCGATGTCCTACGACGAGCTGCCGCTGATCCGCGCGCTGCGCGGCGAGGTCGTGGTGGACGCGGAGGTGGTGGTCGGCGACCAGCGCCTGGTCTGCGCCGCCCGGCAGTTGCGCGACGCGACCGGTGCGGTCTCCGGTGCGGTCGTCGCGGCCCGGGACGTCACCGCGGAACGCGCGGCCGAGTCGCACAACGCGCTGCTGGCCGCGCGGCTGCGGCAGACGATCGCGGTGCAGCGCGAGGTGATCGAGGCGGCCGCGGACCGCACCGCGACGCTGCGGCTGGTCGCGGACCGGGCACTGGAGATGTTCCCGCAGGCGGACGGCGCCGCCGTGGAGATGCTCGACGGTGACGAGATGGTCTACACCGCGGTCTCCGGCTCGATGACGCCGTTCGCCGGACTGCGGCTGTCCGTCCACACGTCGCTGAGCGGGCACGCGGTCCGCGAGGCGGCCACCATGCGCTGCGACGACCCGGCCGACGACGAGCGGGTGGACCGGGACGCGTGCCGGCGCATCGGGATCGGCTCGATGCTGATCACCCCGCTGCTCTCCGAGGACCACGTGATCGGCGTGCTGAAGTTGACCAGCTCCCGGACCGGCGCGTTCGACGAGGGCGACACCCAGCACCTGGAACTGCTCGGGCACAGCCTGAGCGGCGGGCTGCGGCACGCCGACGACTACGCGGAGATCAACCGGCTGCTGGCCGAGCGCACCGCCGCGCTGTCCGAGGTGGAGGCCGCGAACGCGCTGAAGCTCGACCTGATCGGCATGCTCGGCCACGAGATCGCCACGCCGCTGATGTCCATCCTGGCGACCGTGGAGATGGCCGACGAGCCCTCCGTGGAGCTGCAGCTGATCGGGCGGCAGGCGACCCGGCTGGACACGCTGGTCCGCGAGGTGCTGACCCAGGTGGCGCTGGACGCCGGGCGGCTGCACGCGGACCGCGAACCGGTCCCGCTCGCCGCCGCGATCGCGGCCGCGACCGACCTGGCCGCGGCCGGCGCGGTGCCGGTGCACGGCGACGCGTCCGTCTCCGTCCTCGTCAACCGGGGCCACCTGCAGCAGATGCTGGTCAATTATCTGACCAACGCGGCCAAGTACGGCGGCGGCGCGGTCGCGGTCGAGGTCACCCGTACGGCTGAAAACACGGTCCGGGTCGGGGTCCGCGACGCCGGGGACGGCGTGCCGGAAGGGTTCCGGGACCAGCTCTTCTCGCAATTCAGCCGGGCCCGCCGGACCGCGGCCAGCAAGCCCGGAACCGGGCTCGGGCTCTACATCGTCCGAGGTCTCGCGCGTGCGAACGGGGGCGATGCCGGATATCTCCCGGGCGCACCGCATGGGTCGATCTTCTATCTCGACCTGGAAACGGCGTGA
- a CDS encoding GNAT family N-acetyltransferase, with the protein MRTRPATVDDASVLADVHVRTWQATYRGFVPDSYLGALDPVRWRPFWQDRLREPEGRAGVLVLLPADGERPVGFVSFGPSRDPADGPGTGEAVGEIFAIYVLPAYQGGGGGRLLITEALRALAADGCHRATLWVLDGNTAARRFYERGGWRPDGHTKRDDSRGFPLDEVRYARGLP; encoded by the coding sequence GTGCGAACCCGGCCAGCGACCGTCGACGATGCCTCCGTGCTCGCGGACGTGCACGTGCGCACCTGGCAGGCCACCTACCGCGGGTTCGTCCCCGACTCGTACCTGGGCGCGCTCGACCCGGTGCGCTGGCGCCCGTTCTGGCAGGACCGGCTGCGGGAGCCGGAGGGCCGGGCCGGCGTGCTGGTGCTGCTGCCGGCGGACGGCGAACGGCCGGTCGGCTTCGTCAGCTTCGGCCCGTCGCGGGACCCGGCGGACGGGCCCGGCACCGGCGAGGCCGTCGGCGAGATCTTCGCGATCTACGTGCTGCCCGCGTACCAGGGTGGCGGCGGAGGACGGTTGCTGATCACCGAGGCGCTGCGGGCGCTCGCCGCGGACGGCTGCCACCGCGCGACGCTGTGGGTGCTGGACGGCAACACCGCCGCCCGCCGCTTCTACGAACGCGGCGGCTGGCGACCGGACGGGCACACCAAACGCGACGACTCCCGCGGGTTCCCGCTCGACGAGGTCCGGTACGCCCGCGGTCTTCCGTGA
- a CDS encoding Tex family protein, producing MAASAGAINQRIAEELGVRERQVAAAVELLDGGSTVPFIARYRKEVTGTLDDAQLRALEERLRYLRDLEERRAAILESIHGQGKLTEELQAQILAAESKARLEDIYLPFKPKRRTKAQIAREAGLEPLADALIGDPTHDPQATAAGYVDEAKGVATPQAALDGARAILVERFSEDADLIGTLREQVWSRGVLAAKVREGKEEAGAKFKDYFDFSEPLTKLPSHRILAMFRGEKEEVLELSLSPDATEVEGPTTYEAAIAARFNIEDQGRPADRWLKDTVRWAWRTRILVHLEINLRSRLWQEAEEEAVRVFAANLRDLLLAAPAGTRVTMGLDPGLRTGVKVAVVDATGKVVDTATIYPHEPRRKWDESIATLAALATKHNVDLIAIGNGTASRETDKLAGDLIKAFPGLGMTKIVVSEAGASVYSASAYASEELPGLDVSLRGAVSIARRLQDPLAELVKIDPRSIGVGQYQHDLSEVKLSRSLDAVVEDCVNGVGVDVNTASAPLLTRVSGIGAGLAENIVLHRDANGPFRSRAALKQVPRLGPKAFEQCAGFLRIPAGDDPLDASGVHPEAYPVVRRIVEATGGDLKSLIGNGGALRRLSPAQFVDEQFGLPTVTDIIAELEKPGRDPRPAFKTAAFADGVEKLSDLTPGMKLEGVVTNVAAFGAFVDIGVHQDGLVHVSALSKTFVKDPREVVKPGDIVTVKVLDVDIPRKRISLTLRLEDDAEGGAPRGDRPRGERGGPRGERGAPGGGGNRGGDRGGDRGRSGGERGQAGAGRGGQAGQSGGGHGGGGQSGGGQSGGGGQSGGRGGQDRRGGGRDNRSGGAQRGGRPDFANSAMADALKRAGLDKGLSSGGDSRDAKRR from the coding sequence GTGGCGGCGAGCGCCGGCGCCATCAACCAGCGCATCGCCGAGGAGCTCGGCGTGCGGGAGCGGCAGGTGGCCGCCGCGGTGGAGCTGCTGGACGGCGGGTCGACCGTGCCGTTCATCGCGCGATACCGCAAGGAGGTGACCGGCACGCTCGACGACGCGCAGCTGCGCGCGCTGGAGGAGCGGCTGCGTTACCTGCGCGACCTCGAGGAGCGGCGCGCCGCGATCCTGGAGTCGATCCACGGGCAGGGCAAGCTGACCGAGGAGCTGCAGGCGCAGATCCTGGCGGCCGAGTCGAAGGCCCGGCTGGAGGACATCTACCTGCCGTTCAAGCCGAAGCGGCGGACCAAGGCGCAGATCGCCCGCGAGGCCGGCCTGGAGCCGCTCGCCGACGCGCTGATCGGCGACCCCACGCACGACCCGCAGGCGACCGCGGCCGGCTACGTCGACGAGGCGAAGGGCGTCGCCACGCCGCAGGCCGCGCTGGACGGCGCGCGCGCGATCCTGGTCGAGCGCTTCTCCGAGGACGCGGACCTGATCGGCACGCTGCGCGAGCAGGTGTGGAGCCGCGGCGTGCTGGCGGCAAAGGTGCGCGAGGGCAAGGAGGAGGCGGGCGCGAAGTTCAAGGACTACTTCGACTTCTCCGAGCCGCTGACCAAGCTGCCGTCGCACCGGATCCTCGCCATGTTCCGCGGCGAGAAGGAGGAGGTGCTGGAGCTCTCCCTGTCGCCGGACGCGACCGAGGTCGAGGGCCCGACCACCTACGAGGCCGCGATCGCGGCCCGCTTCAACATCGAGGACCAGGGCCGGCCGGCCGACCGCTGGCTCAAGGACACGGTCCGGTGGGCCTGGCGCACCCGCATCCTGGTGCACCTGGAGATCAACCTGCGGTCCCGGCTGTGGCAGGAGGCGGAGGAGGAGGCGGTCCGCGTCTTCGCGGCGAACCTGCGCGACCTGCTGTTGGCCGCGCCGGCCGGCACCCGCGTCACCATGGGCCTGGACCCGGGCCTGCGCACCGGCGTGAAGGTCGCGGTGGTGGACGCGACCGGCAAGGTCGTCGACACCGCGACGATCTACCCGCACGAGCCGCGCCGGAAGTGGGACGAGTCGATCGCCACGCTCGCGGCGCTGGCCACCAAGCACAACGTCGACCTGATCGCGATCGGCAACGGCACCGCGTCCCGCGAGACGGACAAGCTGGCCGGTGACCTGATCAAGGCGTTCCCCGGGCTCGGCATGACGAAGATCGTGGTGTCCGAGGCCGGCGCGTCCGTCTACTCCGCCTCGGCGTACGCGTCGGAGGAGCTGCCCGGCCTGGACGTGTCGCTGCGTGGCGCCGTCTCCATCGCACGCCGCCTGCAGGACCCGCTGGCCGAGCTGGTGAAGATCGATCCGCGCTCGATCGGTGTCGGGCAGTACCAGCACGACCTGTCCGAGGTGAAGCTGTCCCGTTCGCTCGACGCGGTCGTCGAGGACTGTGTGAACGGCGTCGGCGTGGACGTGAACACCGCGTCCGCCCCGCTGCTCACCCGGGTGTCCGGCATCGGCGCCGGCCTCGCGGAGAACATCGTGCTGCACCGCGACGCGAACGGGCCGTTCCGGTCCCGGGCCGCGCTCAAGCAGGTGCCGCGCCTCGGCCCGAAGGCGTTCGAGCAGTGCGCGGGCTTCCTGCGCATCCCGGCCGGCGACGACCCGCTGGACGCGTCCGGCGTGCACCCGGAGGCGTACCCGGTGGTCCGCCGGATCGTGGAGGCGACCGGCGGCGACCTGAAGTCGCTGATCGGCAACGGCGGCGCGCTGCGCCGTCTCTCCCCCGCGCAGTTCGTGGACGAGCAGTTCGGTCTGCCCACGGTCACCGACATCATCGCGGAGCTGGAGAAGCCCGGCCGTGACCCGCGGCCGGCGTTCAAGACCGCGGCGTTCGCGGACGGTGTGGAGAAGCTCTCCGACCTGACGCCGGGCATGAAGCTGGAGGGCGTGGTCACGAACGTGGCCGCGTTCGGCGCGTTCGTCGACATCGGCGTGCACCAGGACGGTCTGGTGCACGTGTCCGCGCTGTCCAAGACGTTCGTCAAGGACCCGCGCGAGGTGGTCAAGCCGGGCGACATCGTCACGGTCAAGGTGCTCGACGTGGACATTCCGCGCAAGCGCATCTCGCTGACGCTGCGCCTGGAGGACGACGCCGAGGGCGGCGCGCCGCGCGGCGACCGGCCGCGCGGCGAGCGTGGCGGCCCGCGCGGCGAGCGCGGCGCACCGGGCGGCGGCGGCAACCGCGGCGGCGACCGGGGCGGCGACCGGGGCCGGAGCGGCGGCGAGCGCGGCCAGGCCGGCGCCGGCCGTGGCGGCCAGGCCGGCCAGAGCGGCGGCGGTCACGGCGGTGGCGGTCAGAGCGGTGGCGGTCAGAGCGGTGGCGGCGGTCAGAGCGGCGGCCGTGGCGGCCAGGACCGGCGCGGCGGCGGCCGGGACAACCGGTCCGGCGGCGCCCAGCGCGGCGGCCGGCCGGACTTCGCCAACTCCGCGATGGCGGACGCGCTGAAGCGGGCCGGTCTCGACAAGGGCCTGTCCTCCGGCGGCGACTCGCGCGACGCCAAGCGTCGTTGA
- the aroA gene encoding 3-phosphoshikimate 1-carboxyvinyltransferase: protein MAIPGSKSITARALFLAAAADGTTVLGRPLLSDDTEAFADGLAALGYRVDRGTADWTITGRPEGPAVDDADVYCRDAATAARFLPGLVAAGHGTFRFDASEQMRRRPVAPLTAALRALGVDVRHTEREGHLPLTVVADGVKGGDLELDASLSSQFLTAMLLAGPLTREGLNITVTGLVSAPYVEITLAMMRRFGVTVARDGNTLRVPPGGYRATSYPIEPDASTASYFFAAAAITGQEVTVPGLGAGALQGDLGFVEVLGRMGAEVTIGADATTVRGTGRLTGITTNMRDISDTMPTLAAIAPFADGPVRIEDVYNTRVKECDRLDACADNLRRLGILVETGEDWIEIQPGVPVPARIGTRRDHRIAMSFSVTSLRVPHITLDDPACVKKTFPEFHDVFGALRAQWDL from the coding sequence GTGGCGATTCCGGGATCGAAGTCGATCACCGCGCGGGCGCTGTTCCTGGCGGCCGCCGCGGACGGCACCACGGTGCTCGGCCGCCCGTTGCTCTCCGACGACACGGAGGCGTTCGCGGACGGTCTGGCCGCGCTCGGTTACCGGGTCGACCGCGGCACCGCGGACTGGACGATCACCGGCCGTCCCGAGGGACCGGCCGTCGACGACGCCGACGTCTACTGCCGGGACGCGGCCACCGCCGCCCGGTTCCTGCCCGGCCTGGTCGCGGCCGGGCACGGCACGTTCCGGTTCGACGCCTCGGAGCAGATGCGCCGCCGCCCGGTCGCGCCGCTGACCGCCGCGCTCCGCGCGCTCGGCGTCGACGTCCGGCACACCGAGCGGGAGGGTCACCTGCCGCTGACCGTGGTCGCGGACGGCGTCAAGGGCGGTGACCTGGAGCTGGACGCGAGCCTGTCGTCGCAGTTCCTGACCGCGATGCTGCTGGCCGGCCCGCTGACCCGGGAGGGTCTGAACATCACGGTGACCGGCCTGGTCAGCGCGCCCTACGTGGAGATCACGCTCGCCATGATGCGCCGCTTCGGCGTGACCGTGGCCCGCGACGGCAACACGCTGCGGGTGCCGCCGGGCGGTTACCGGGCCACGTCGTACCCGATCGAGCCGGACGCGTCCACCGCCAGCTACTTCTTCGCCGCCGCCGCGATCACCGGCCAGGAGGTGACCGTGCCCGGTCTCGGCGCCGGCGCGCTCCAGGGCGACCTCGGCTTCGTCGAGGTGCTGGGCCGGATGGGCGCGGAGGTGACGATCGGCGCGGACGCGACCACGGTCCGCGGCACCGGCCGGCTGACCGGCATCACCACCAACATGCGCGACATCTCCGACACGATGCCGACGCTCGCGGCCATCGCGCCGTTCGCGGACGGCCCGGTCCGGATCGAGGACGTCTACAACACCCGGGTCAAGGAGTGCGACCGCCTCGACGCGTGCGCGGACAACCTGCGCCGCCTCGGCATCCTGGTCGAGACCGGCGAGGACTGGATCGAGATCCAGCCCGGCGTCCCGGTCCCGGCCCGGATCGGCACCCGGCGCGACCACCGCATCGCGATGAGCTTCTCGGTGACCTCGCTGCGCGTCCCGCACATCACGCTCGACGACCCGGCGTGCGTGAAGAAGACGTTCCCCGAGTTCCACGACGTCTTCGGCGCGCTCCGCGCCCAGTGGGATCTCTGA